The Apibacter raozihei genome contains a region encoding:
- a CDS encoding SusC/RagA family TonB-linked outer membrane protein: MKKLLLILSLFICFTSLEAQEISGVIENKSSEPLSEVEILNTRTNEIIYSKEDGTFFIKAIKQDTLNFTRDFYQPSKLVIGDNQTIKVILEDEIEKKLDEVVITALGIKKEKKSLGYSVQEVKGEVFEKVKEPNFVNSLTGRVSGLNIKNSTDLFQDPGITLRGAKPLIVIDGIPDRTADLWKINADDIDNISVLKGATASALYGSVGKDGAIMITTKKGKKGKITISINNSTMFQTSFIRIPKVQTVYGAGNNGKYAYINGQGSGSEGGGWIWGPKLDQKDPSTLSGYFETRQYNSPVDPITRELIPLPWISRGKNNIKNFFDTGIIQSNNISLDWGNEKATFRLSLSNIYQKGIVPNTELKNTSISLAGSLNPLQGLKINTNLTYNKEYTANFPEVGYGPTNYLYNLVLWTGADVDVRDLRNYWVAGKEGFQQRHYNISYYNNPYFQAYEYLRPYYKDNVMGNVNLEYQIIPKLSAKGRVGTNIYSLNREYKEPKSYVGYGQKSLGNFTQINANYFDITSEFGLKYQNTFSGNFTLNGEGYISSFYSEKKNSQIQTDGLIIPGLYSFANNAGPSLVAPPDLNRKEYERINSVYGFIDMEFYKMFFLNITARHDKVSTLPKGNNTYFYPSVSGSILVNKILQLPAWISFAKIRGSFAKVTLGKIANKNNTGYDNYGYITAFEKSETSWNGQPTFYFGNILIDANIKPETVNSWEIGTNLAVLNNRINMDVAYFQTKDYNNLVYVPLSESSGYKYFLTNGDVYQRRGVEITLNTDILKRTEIKWNSQINLSQYRKYLKKIYGGYSINSNYIRVGERMDKLSTVVYETSPDGQLVLENGYPVRSKAPYPSTMGYSEPDWTYGISNSLSYKNFTVSFLFDGRIGGTMYSTTNQKMWWGGIAPGTVNQYRDDANAGNNTYIAQGVKIVSGSINYDERGNVVSDTRVFAPNDVAVNYNGYMQSTSNAFNANYHYYKQTFIKLREVTLTYNLGKPVLEKLSLNAVSISLIARNLWLASKIKNVDPDSGVDNLQTPATRSIGINVNVKF; encoded by the coding sequence ATGAAAAAACTACTACTGATTTTATCACTTTTCATTTGTTTTACTTCACTTGAAGCACAGGAAATAAGTGGTGTCATTGAAAATAAAAGTTCAGAACCTCTCTCCGAAGTAGAAATTTTAAATACAAGAACCAATGAAATTATTTATTCAAAAGAAGACGGAACTTTCTTTATAAAAGCTATTAAGCAGGATACACTCAATTTCACTCGTGATTTTTATCAACCATCGAAGTTAGTGATTGGCGATAATCAAACAATTAAAGTAATACTTGAAGATGAGATCGAAAAAAAGTTGGATGAAGTCGTAATAACAGCTTTAGGAATTAAAAAAGAAAAAAAATCATTAGGTTATTCGGTTCAGGAAGTAAAAGGAGAAGTATTTGAAAAAGTTAAAGAACCTAATTTTGTAAACTCACTAACAGGACGTGTTTCAGGATTGAACATTAAGAATAGTACAGATCTGTTTCAGGATCCGGGAATAACCCTAAGAGGAGCAAAGCCTTTAATTGTAATTGATGGAATTCCTGACAGAACAGCAGATTTATGGAAGATAAATGCAGATGATATTGATAATATCAGTGTTTTAAAAGGAGCTACAGCTTCAGCGTTATATGGTTCTGTTGGTAAAGATGGTGCAATAATGATTACCACAAAAAAAGGGAAAAAAGGTAAAATTACCATTTCAATTAATAATAGCACAATGTTTCAAACCTCCTTCATACGAATTCCAAAAGTTCAAACGGTATATGGTGCGGGAAATAATGGTAAATATGCTTACATTAACGGACAGGGTTCCGGAAGCGAAGGAGGAGGTTGGATATGGGGACCAAAATTAGATCAAAAAGATCCTTCCACTTTAAGTGGGTATTTTGAGACTAGACAATACAATAGTCCCGTCGATCCCATCACCAGGGAATTAATACCATTGCCATGGATATCAAGGGGTAAAAACAATATTAAGAATTTCTTTGATACAGGAATAATACAGTCTAATAACATAAGCTTGGATTGGGGAAATGAAAAAGCAACTTTCAGGCTTTCTCTTTCCAATATTTATCAAAAAGGAATTGTACCCAATACAGAGCTGAAAAATACATCAATAAGTTTAGCCGGATCTCTTAATCCGCTTCAAGGATTAAAGATTAATACAAACTTAACATATAATAAAGAATATACTGCTAATTTTCCCGAAGTAGGATACGGGCCTACAAACTACCTCTACAATCTGGTGCTATGGACAGGTGCAGATGTAGATGTAAGAGATTTACGAAACTACTGGGTAGCCGGAAAAGAAGGATTTCAGCAAAGGCATTATAATATATCCTATTACAATAATCCATATTTTCAGGCGTATGAATATTTGAGGCCTTATTACAAAGATAATGTGATGGGCAACGTAAATCTCGAATATCAGATTATTCCCAAATTGTCAGCTAAGGGGCGAGTAGGAACTAATATATATAGTTTAAATAGAGAGTATAAAGAACCTAAAAGTTATGTTGGATATGGTCAAAAATCTTTAGGTAATTTCACTCAAATAAATGCTAATTATTTTGATATAACTTCAGAATTTGGTCTTAAATATCAAAATACTTTCTCAGGAAATTTCACATTGAATGGAGAAGGATATATATCCAGTTTTTACAGTGAGAAGAAGAATAGTCAAATACAAACCGATGGATTGATTATTCCTGGGTTATATAGTTTTGCAAATAATGCCGGACCTTCATTAGTTGCTCCACCAGATTTAAACAGAAAAGAATATGAACGGATAAACAGTGTCTATGGTTTTATAGATATGGAATTTTATAAAATGTTTTTTTTAAATATTACGGCAAGACATGATAAAGTATCTACATTACCCAAAGGGAATAATACTTATTTTTATCCTTCAGTATCTGGTTCTATACTAGTTAACAAAATTTTACAACTTCCGGCTTGGATAAGTTTTGCTAAAATCCGCGGATCATTTGCCAAAGTAACATTGGGGAAAATAGCAAATAAAAATAATACAGGTTATGATAATTACGGTTATATAACTGCTTTTGAAAAAAGTGAAACAAGCTGGAATGGACAGCCGACATTCTATTTTGGTAATATTTTAATAGATGCAAATATTAAACCGGAGACAGTTAATTCATGGGAAATAGGAACGAATCTGGCGGTATTAAATAACCGAATAAACATGGATGTAGCTTACTTTCAGACTAAAGATTATAATAATTTAGTTTATGTGCCTTTATCAGAAAGTTCCGGATACAAATATTTTCTAACTAACGGAGATGTTTATCAAAGGAGAGGTGTAGAAATAACATTAAACACGGATATTTTAAAGCGCACAGAAATAAAATGGAATTCACAAATCAATTTAAGTCAATATCGAAAATACCTCAAGAAAATTTACGGAGGATATAGTATTAACAGCAATTACATAAGAGTGGGAGAAAGAATGGATAAACTATCAACGGTAGTTTATGAAACTTCTCCGGATGGACAATTAGTTTTAGAAAACGGTTATCCGGTTAGGTCCAAAGCACCTTACCCTTCGACAATGGGATATTCAGAACCAGATTGGACTTATGGTATATCAAATAGTTTAAGTTATAAAAACTTTACCGTATCATTTCTGTTTGACGGTAGAATTGGAGGTACGATGTATTCAACAACGAATCAAAAAATGTGGTGGGGAGGGATTGCCCCAGGAACTGTAAATCAGTATCGAGATGATGCTAATGCTGGTAATAACACCTATATAGCTCAGGGAGTCAAAATTGTTAGCGGGTCAATTAATTACGACGAAAGAGGAAATGTGGTTTCCGATACCCGTGTGTTTGCACCAAATGACGTTGCTGTCAATTATAACGGATATATGCAAAGTACTAGCAACGCTTTCAATGCAAACTATCATTATTACAAGCAAACATTTATAAAACTTAGAGAAGTGACATTAACCTATAATTTGGGTAAACCTGTGCTAGAAAAGCTTTCTCTAAATGCAGTAAGTATATCATTAATAGCGAGAAATTTATGGTTGGCCTCAAAAATTAAAAATGTAGATCCGGATTCCGGAGTTGATAACCTTCAGACACCCGCAACCAGAAGCATAGGAATTAATGTAAATGTTAAATTTTAA
- a CDS encoding SusD/RagB family nutrient-binding outer membrane lipoprotein has translation MKNIKIYIFLLSISFSISGCNYVDDYQDDPNRVIHVSPDFLLPGIQVSAFKNIDDRAALASRHLAYINGLNVYQYYNWQRGSFQLYDNIKQVEKMVEEAGRSGSQVYVSLARFYKAYYFVSLTETFGDIPYSEAVKQGVSYPKYDTQKSIYKNVLEELKAANLELSTVTNQISGDIIYGGDVLKWRKLINSYRLRILMDLSKRSEDTTLNVKQSFAEIINNPSENPIMESHSDSGLLNFYNQANNRYPYFNSNELKTAFYMEQSFVDKLKLYKDPRLFKMAEKKTNLAGIDNSDPFSYYDGLYGSGDLGANSEKASSGLASRIHPRYFDDPVNEPGILMGFAELQFILAEAAFYGWINRDVNTCYVNGIKASMNFYHVENSDVETYLEQPVIKLQSGNILEQIMNQKHIALFFNTGWQIFYDQRRTGYPKFNTDGSGALNGRKIPQRWMYPSSEITNNNTNLANAITSQYPGGDDSNGVMWILK, from the coding sequence ATGAAAAATATTAAAATATATATTTTTTTGTTATCCATATCATTTAGTATATCAGGGTGCAATTATGTAGATGATTATCAGGATGATCCTAATCGTGTCATACATGTCAGCCCCGACTTTTTACTTCCGGGAATACAAGTGTCTGCTTTCAAAAATATTGATGATAGAGCAGCCTTAGCTTCCAGACACTTAGCTTATATAAATGGATTAAATGTTTACCAGTATTATAACTGGCAGAGAGGTTCATTTCAATTATATGATAATATAAAACAAGTTGAAAAAATGGTTGAAGAAGCCGGTCGTTCAGGAAGTCAGGTTTATGTATCCCTGGCACGTTTTTACAAAGCCTATTATTTTGTTTCCTTAACTGAAACTTTTGGAGATATACCTTATAGCGAGGCCGTTAAACAAGGGGTTTCTTATCCAAAATACGATACACAAAAAAGTATATATAAAAATGTGCTGGAAGAATTGAAAGCAGCAAATCTGGAATTATCAACAGTTACAAATCAAATAAGTGGTGATATAATTTACGGTGGAGATGTCTTAAAATGGAGGAAATTAATAAATTCATACAGACTAAGAATCCTTATGGATTTATCCAAAAGATCAGAAGATACAACCCTGAATGTAAAACAGTCTTTTGCCGAAATAATAAACAATCCCTCAGAAAACCCTATCATGGAAAGCCATAGCGATAGTGGTTTACTAAATTTCTATAACCAGGCGAATAATCGTTATCCCTATTTCAATAGCAACGAATTAAAAACAGCTTTTTATATGGAACAGAGTTTTGTTGATAAACTCAAATTATATAAAGATCCCAGACTTTTTAAAATGGCTGAAAAGAAAACCAATTTAGCAGGAATAGATAATTCTGACCCGTTTAGTTATTACGATGGACTGTATGGAAGTGGTGATTTAGGAGCAAATTCCGAAAAAGCATCCTCAGGACTTGCATCCAGAATACATCCCAGGTATTTTGATGATCCGGTAAATGAACCGGGCATTTTAATGGGATTTGCAGAATTGCAGTTCATTCTTGCAGAAGCAGCCTTTTACGGATGGATAAATAGGGATGTAAATACATGTTATGTAAACGGTATAAAAGCATCGATGAATTTTTATCATGTAGAAAATTCTGATGTAGAAACATATTTAGAACAACCGGTTATAAAGTTACAGTCAGGAAATATACTTGAGCAAATCATGAATCAGAAACATATAGCTTTATTTTTTAATACGGGCTGGCAAATATTTTATGACCAAAGAAGAACCGGTTATCCTAAATTCAATACTGATGGATCCGGAGCCCTAAATGGTCGTAAAATTCCTCAAAGGTGGATGTATCCATCCAGTGAAATTACAAACAATAATACCAATCTTGCAAATGCGATTACCAGCCAATATCCCGGAGGAGATGATAGTAATGGAGTTATGTGGATACTTAAATAA
- a CDS encoding metallophosphoesterase family protein codes for MNKKIMTILLVLCVLFAEAQSGKPKLRFAFMTDIHLNYKNKGNCFEGFQKALKKVEKSNVEFILLGGDLVDVDKLNKNYNRADSLYTAFKAELNKSSLSIYPAIGNHDRFFDEEKGYTKGDELFNKHFKQSYYTFEKKNVRFFVLNSVQTGDKEGYYYNKEQINWLNDNLKTISPETPIIVVTHVPIYSLYYPVVEGRYVFLDVVNNYKELLEAFKGYNLKLVLQGHQHLYEEIYSQDVQYITAGAISAAWWYGPFYGTKEGFLTVDVDSANKIKWEYIDYGWKHTIEP; via the coding sequence ATGAATAAAAAAATTATGACAATTCTTCTGGTTTTATGTGTGCTTTTCGCAGAAGCACAATCTGGTAAACCGAAATTAAGATTTGCTTTTATGACAGATATCCACCTTAATTATAAAAATAAAGGGAATTGTTTTGAAGGGTTTCAGAAAGCTCTAAAAAAGGTTGAAAAATCTAATGTAGAATTTATCCTTTTAGGAGGAGACTTAGTAGACGTAGATAAGCTGAATAAAAATTACAATAGAGCAGATAGTTTATATACAGCATTTAAAGCAGAATTAAATAAATCCTCTTTAAGTATTTATCCTGCAATAGGTAACCACGATCGTTTTTTTGATGAGGAAAAAGGATATACAAAAGGAGATGAGCTTTTTAATAAACATTTCAAACAATCATACTACACTTTTGAGAAAAAAAACGTTCGATTTTTTGTTTTAAACAGTGTTCAGACAGGCGATAAAGAAGGATATTATTATAACAAAGAACAAATAAACTGGTTAAATGATAATTTGAAAACTATTTCTCCAGAAACTCCTATTATAGTGGTGACTCATGTACCTATATATTCACTTTACTATCCTGTAGTTGAAGGCAGATATGTATTTCTGGACGTTGTAAATAATTATAAAGAATTACTAGAAGCATTCAAAGGATACAATCTTAAACTTGTTCTTCAGGGACATCAACACTTATATGAAGAAATATATTCTCAGGATGTTCAATATATTACTGCAGGAGCTATTAGTGCAGCTTGGTGGTATGGGCCATTTTATGGTACAAAAGAAGGATTTTTAACTGTAGATGTTGATTCTGCAAACAAAATAAAATGGGAATATATTGACTATGGATGGAAACATACTATTGAACCCTGA
- a CDS encoding HSP90 family protein, whose product MEQENKYLFQVNLKGMIELLSEHIYSAPNVFIRELLQNGIDAITARKGIDEIEGEINIYLKKNKEELLFIFEDNGIGLSEEEVHQFLSVIGQSSKRGELDEKDYIGKFGIGMLSCLVVSDEIVVETQSLLKKEGVCWRGKADGTYTVETIPNNPRVGTRVILIPKKEWKVLFREEEIKKNILYFGDALPVKINFITHQKSEVLIDKEPVWLNTQSTREELLEYGKKIFNINFLDSFKLHSETGEIKGVAYIMPHKVQFIGNTKQNKIYLKRMFLCEDGKGLLPEWSTFVRCIINTESLRPTASREALMNDEQMVKAKKELTYCFKDYLKYLTVSDTFTLNQIIKIHHLYIKALAVEDTELLKMFIDYIPFETNKGMMNFLSLRTYNDVIHYTPSIDDFRQIRRIAGSQGKTVINSAYSFETELISKMRIVIPEIRFKKITPQDILNNFGEVNVEENQTYAKFEEKVNKILNDFYCKSQIKEFSPVDTPAIYVANDEAMNNKNIQNLSKSSNPFASTLHNFIKKEDENIPTLCFNKDNEIVQKLFQIEDSFMFESIVNIMYVQSLMLGGYPINKKEMEVFNTSLYQLIILGMNDFMPNLNN is encoded by the coding sequence ATGGAACAGGAAAATAAATATCTCTTTCAGGTTAACCTGAAAGGGATGATAGAATTATTGTCAGAACATATATATAGCGCACCCAATGTTTTCATCAGAGAATTATTACAAAATGGCATTGATGCCATTACAGCCAGAAAAGGTATTGATGAAATAGAAGGAGAAATAAACATATACTTAAAAAAAAATAAAGAAGAACTGTTATTTATTTTTGAAGATAATGGAATAGGACTTTCGGAAGAAGAAGTTCACCAATTCCTGTCAGTAATAGGCCAGAGTTCAAAAAGAGGAGAATTGGATGAAAAAGATTACATAGGGAAATTCGGAATAGGAATGCTTTCCTGTTTAGTAGTCAGTGATGAAATTGTAGTTGAGACTCAATCATTATTGAAAAAAGAAGGTGTATGCTGGAGAGGAAAAGCCGATGGTACATACACTGTAGAAACCATTCCTAATAATCCGAGAGTTGGAACAAGAGTTATTCTTATACCAAAAAAAGAATGGAAGGTTCTTTTTCGGGAAGAAGAAATTAAAAAAAACATCCTTTATTTCGGAGATGCCCTACCGGTTAAAATAAACTTTATAACACATCAGAAATCTGAAGTTTTAATAGACAAAGAACCGGTTTGGTTAAATACACAAAGCACAAGAGAGGAGTTGCTCGAATATGGAAAAAAAATATTTAATATTAATTTCCTTGACTCCTTTAAATTGCATTCCGAAACAGGAGAAATCAAAGGAGTTGCTTACATAATGCCCCATAAAGTACAGTTTATAGGAAATACCAAACAAAACAAAATATATTTAAAAAGAATGTTTTTGTGTGAAGATGGAAAAGGATTACTTCCGGAATGGTCCACTTTCGTACGTTGCATAATTAATACAGAAAGTTTGCGTCCTACAGCCTCAAGGGAAGCATTGATGAATGATGAGCAAATGGTAAAAGCGAAAAAGGAATTGACCTATTGTTTTAAAGACTATCTTAAGTATCTGACCGTTTCAGATACCTTTACATTAAATCAGATTATAAAAATTCATCATCTATATATAAAAGCGCTTGCAGTTGAAGACACAGAACTTTTAAAAATGTTTATAGATTACATTCCTTTTGAAACCAATAAAGGAATGATGAATTTTTTATCTCTCAGAACCTATAATGATGTAATACATTATACACCTTCTATAGATGACTTCAGGCAGATCAGAAGAATTGCCGGTTCACAAGGTAAAACTGTAATAAATTCGGCCTATAGTTTTGAAACCGAATTAATAAGTAAAATGAGAATTGTAATTCCTGAGATTAGATTCAAGAAAATAACCCCGCAGGATATACTAAATAATTTTGGAGAAGTTAATGTAGAAGAAAATCAGACCTATGCTAAATTTGAAGAGAAAGTAAACAAAATACTTAATGATTTTTATTGTAAATCACAGATAAAAGAATTCAGTCCGGTTGATACACCCGCAATTTACGTAGCAAATGATGAAGCTATGAATAATAAAAACATTCAAAACTTATCCAAATCTTCCAATCCCTTTGCATCCACTTTGCACAATTTTATAAAAAAAGAAGACGAAAATATTCCAACACTTTGTTTTAATAAAGATAATGAAATAGTACAAAAACTTTTTCAGATAGAAGATTCCTTTATGTTTGAGTCCATAGTCAACATAATGTATGTTCAGTCTCTAATGTTAGGAGGATATCCAATAAATAAAAAAGAAATGGAAGTCTTCAACACTTCGTTATATCAACTTATTATTTTAGGAATGAATGATTTTATGCCTAATTTAAACAATTAA